In Rahnella sikkimica, the following are encoded in one genomic region:
- the dicD gene encoding division control transcriptional repressor DicD: MLREQVLDQTLNLLEQRGLATLSLEKVAELVDVPLNELRRFWPDAEALLYDSLRYHGEQIEIWRRQLMLDDTLTPPQKLLARYKVLDEQVRQQRYPGCLFIAACTFFPESDAPIHQLAENQKRASYDYTLSLLQEMGSDDAEMVAQQMELILEGCLSKLLVKRQLIDVEVARRLAEDVLNIARCREHGALS, encoded by the coding sequence GTGCTACGTGAACAGGTTCTCGATCAAACCCTTAATCTCTTGGAACAACGTGGCCTTGCAACATTGTCACTGGAAAAAGTCGCAGAACTCGTCGACGTTCCGCTTAATGAACTGCGCCGTTTCTGGCCCGACGCCGAAGCGCTGCTCTACGACAGCCTGCGCTATCACGGCGAGCAAATTGAGATCTGGCGGCGTCAGCTGATGCTGGATGACACGCTCACCCCGCCGCAGAAATTGCTGGCACGGTATAAAGTGCTCGATGAGCAGGTGCGCCAGCAGCGTTATCCGGGTTGCCTCTTTATTGCAGCCTGTACGTTTTTCCCTGAGAGCGACGCTCCTATTCACCAACTGGCTGAAAATCAGAAACGGGCGTCCTACGATTACACGCTGTCTTTGCTCCAGGAAATGGGTTCCGATGACGCCGAAATGGTGGCGCAGCAGATGGAACTCATCCTTGAAGGTTGCCTGAGTAAGTTGCTGGTGAAACGCCAGCTCATCGATGTGGAAGTGGCACGGCGTCTGGCGGAAGATGTGCTGAATATCGCCCGCTGCCGCGAGCATGGCGCGCTTTCCTGA
- a CDS encoding fimbrial biogenesis chaperone: MKKQILHTAIALLMMASVACPAIAAINLDRTRIIFNANDKSVSVMLENQSKGLPYLAQVWLENAQGEKITSPLVALPPMQRIDAGQKSQIRVLQLPETAALPKDRESLFYFNVREVPPKSDMANVMQVAIQSRVKLFFRPAELRKLLKGNWQEQLQVSRLSDGLKLTNPTPFYITVGYLGKDNKGNVPGFDSVMLAPFATESLTGSQYVSERYSLGYMDDYGGLQVNEYQCQATQCQRISKEGKR, encoded by the coding sequence ATGAAGAAGCAGATTTTACACACTGCCATAGCGTTACTGATGATGGCCAGCGTCGCCTGTCCGGCCATTGCGGCGATCAACCTTGACCGGACGCGCATCATTTTTAATGCCAATGACAAATCAGTCAGCGTCATGCTGGAAAACCAGAGTAAAGGGTTGCCCTATCTGGCGCAGGTCTGGCTGGAGAATGCGCAGGGTGAAAAAATCACATCTCCGCTGGTAGCGTTACCGCCTATGCAGCGAATTGACGCGGGTCAGAAAAGCCAAATTCGCGTACTTCAGTTACCGGAAACCGCCGCACTGCCGAAAGACCGCGAATCCTTATTTTATTTCAATGTGCGGGAAGTGCCGCCAAAAAGTGACATGGCCAACGTCATGCAGGTTGCGATTCAGAGCCGCGTGAAGCTCTTCTTCCGTCCGGCAGAACTGCGCAAGTTGCTGAAAGGAAACTGGCAGGAACAGCTTCAGGTCAGCCGTCTTTCGGACGGTTTGAAACTGACCAACCCGACACCGTTCTATATCACCGTGGGTTATCTGGGTAAAGACAACAAAGGTAATGTGCCGGGTTTTGACAGCGTCATGCTGGCCCCGTTTGCGACGGAATCCCTGACCGGTAGCCAGTACGTCAGCGAGCGGTACAGCCTGGGATATATGGACGACTACGGAGGTTTACAGGTGAATGAGTACCAGTGCCAGGCGACGCAATGTCAGCGCATCAGCAAAGAAGGTAAACGCTAA
- a CDS encoding winged helix-turn-helix domain-containing protein gives MQMIYLIENEIVFNPEDNSLSLLSDAESKAVVSNPARRILLLLIEQHGIVVHRETFFKKVWDDYGLTASNNNLNHCISKLRKVISLLGYSDEFIVTVPKVGFFIRKEIAIEVNFEQIAIHKESTEEHKPVSEIAEIMQPVKEGKPSAEIIAEPVHPEKVPHKQRRWEAKHTIFMSILVMAAIIVLGIFILYHELSDPKAHLLITKIGPCDLYSTAPVTPSRKDEFTRLAEIYLRKNNISCKQGEILIFQSERFSLPINTGSVRDFMTQCNTDDNHKMNICISYYTNDRTTHDKL, from the coding sequence ATGCAAATGATTTATCTGATTGAAAATGAAATAGTATTCAATCCAGAGGATAACTCACTTTCTTTGCTGAGCGATGCCGAGAGCAAGGCCGTTGTATCCAATCCTGCACGGAGGATTTTATTATTACTGATTGAACAGCATGGCATTGTTGTTCATCGTGAAACATTTTTTAAAAAAGTATGGGATGACTATGGCCTGACTGCCAGTAATAATAATCTCAATCACTGCATCAGTAAATTACGCAAAGTGATTTCACTCCTGGGTTATTCTGATGAATTCATTGTCACCGTTCCTAAGGTCGGTTTTTTCATCAGAAAAGAGATCGCCATTGAAGTGAACTTCGAACAAATCGCAATTCATAAAGAGAGTACGGAAGAGCATAAGCCTGTTAGCGAAATCGCTGAGATCATGCAGCCTGTCAAAGAAGGAAAACCTTCCGCAGAAATTATCGCTGAGCCAGTTCATCCCGAGAAGGTGCCTCACAAACAGCGCCGGTGGGAAGCTAAGCACACTATTTTTATGAGTATTTTAGTCATGGCAGCGATCATCGTCTTGGGGATTTTCATTCTTTACCATGAACTGAGTGACCCGAAGGCTCATTTGCTGATTACAAAAATAGGTCCCTGCGATTTGTATTCAACTGCGCCCGTCACGCCATCACGGAAAGATGAATTCACACGCCTGGCCGAAATATACCTGCGAAAAAATAATATTTCCTGTAAGCAGGGGGAGATTTTAATATTTCAAAGCGAGCGTTTTTCGCTCCCGATAAATACGGGTTCCGTGCGCGACTTCATGACGCAATGTAATACGGATGATAATCACAAGATGAACATTTGCATAAGTTATTATACAAATGACAGGACCACGCATGACAAACTATAA
- a CDS encoding S66 family peptidase gives MPSSGTPLFPQALKTGDTIGFFSASSPVTATAPNRFARGKEFLREKGFRLKAGLLTGESDHYRSGSVARRAEELNQLFRDPQVRCVMSTIGGNNTNSLLPYLDYDALRADPKIIIGYSDTTALLAGIYAQTGLVTFYGPALVASFGEFPPLVDETYASFTDVLMNRHDAPYRYTLPSHWTDERLNWNDATPVRAKHLYANACRFIGKGRIEGRVIGGNLNTLSGIWGSPYLPEIRQGDILFIEDSLLNIATVERSFSMLKLNGVFDRVSAILLGKHELFDDAGTGGQPVDVLLEILNGQDIPLVAGFDCCHTHPMLTLPLGVDIAIDFEHQQVHITGQYLS, from the coding sequence ATGCCTTCGTCCGGAACTCCGCTATTCCCGCAAGCATTGAAAACCGGTGACACTATTGGTTTTTTCTCCGCCTCTTCACCGGTTACCGCAACAGCACCAAACCGCTTTGCGCGCGGGAAAGAATTCCTGCGGGAGAAAGGTTTTAGGCTCAAAGCGGGATTGCTGACCGGTGAATCAGACCATTACCGTTCAGGATCTGTTGCCCGGCGTGCAGAAGAATTAAATCAGCTGTTTCGTGATCCGCAGGTGCGCTGTGTGATGTCCACTATCGGGGGCAATAACACCAACTCGCTACTGCCTTATCTGGATTACGACGCGCTGCGCGCTGACCCGAAAATCATTATTGGTTATTCAGATACCACCGCACTGCTGGCAGGGATTTACGCGCAAACCGGGCTGGTGACTTTTTACGGCCCTGCGCTGGTCGCCTCCTTCGGCGAGTTCCCCCCGCTGGTTGATGAGACTTATGCATCTTTTACTGACGTTCTGATGAACCGTCACGATGCACCCTATCGTTATACCCTGCCCTCACACTGGACGGACGAACGGCTTAACTGGAATGATGCCACTCCGGTTCGGGCTAAGCATTTGTATGCCAATGCCTGCCGTTTTATCGGCAAAGGGCGTATTGAAGGACGTGTCATCGGCGGCAACCTCAATACCCTTTCGGGGATCTGGGGAAGTCCTTATCTGCCAGAAATTCGTCAGGGCGACATTTTATTTATCGAAGATAGTCTGCTGAACATTGCCACCGTCGAGCGCTCTTTTTCCATGCTGAAACTCAACGGTGTTTTCGATCGCGTCAGTGCGATATTGCTCGGGAAGCACGAATTATTTGATGACGCAGGAACCGGCGGACAGCCTGTTGATGTGCTTTTGGAAATTCTTAACGGGCAGGATATCCCTTTAGTCGCCGGTTTTGACTGTTGCCATACACACCCGATGCTCACCCTGCCGCTGGGGGTCGATATCGCGATCGACTTTGAACACCAGCAGGTTCACATTACCGGCCAGTACCTGTCATAA
- a CDS encoding helix-turn-helix domain-containing protein, producing MLRTAKLRAQALEEPVYSAQAPELIAETEIHALLQTLREDAGLNKTELARRLGITPPAITRLEKRPAQASFSTLARYAQACGFQLYLYYK from the coding sequence ATGCTAAGAACGGCTAAATTACGGGCTCAGGCGCTTGAAGAACCGGTATATTCTGCGCAGGCTCCGGAACTCATTGCTGAAACAGAAATTCATGCGTTACTGCAAACCTTGCGCGAAGATGCCGGATTGAATAAAACCGAGCTGGCGCGACGTCTTGGGATCACGCCTCCGGCCATCACTCGTCTGGAAAAGCGCCCGGCACAGGCCAGTTTCAGCACGCTGGCCCGTTATGCACAAGCCTGCGGATTTCAGTTGTATCTGTATTATAAATAG
- a CDS encoding FidL-like protein has protein sequence MTNYKKKLPTVKTIILITAFPIVILLVMISCELFLRKDKDAFPVKFPCHGNMIIEAQYDNQRARMVTSLYFSFLGKNKILISLSGTGYLYNNKNVVVEKKTLLRNIYYDSVQESKATETYSLTSRQINIDSVDDFDWRISSLLLMNSFFLTGHTDTLVLKKFGDNALLIENNQSPFTLCVFNKNL, from the coding sequence ATGACAAACTATAAGAAAAAATTACCGACGGTGAAAACGATTATTCTTATCACGGCATTCCCCATTGTCATTCTACTCGTAATGATCTCTTGCGAACTTTTCTTAAGAAAAGATAAAGATGCGTTTCCGGTTAAATTTCCTTGCCACGGGAACATGATTATAGAAGCACAATATGATAATCAAAGAGCCAGAATGGTGACATCACTTTACTTTAGCTTTCTGGGTAAGAATAAAATTTTGATTTCTCTGAGCGGGACAGGATATTTGTATAACAACAAAAACGTCGTTGTTGAGAAAAAGACACTGCTGCGGAATATCTATTATGATTCTGTTCAGGAAAGTAAAGCGACGGAGACCTACTCGCTGACCAGCCGTCAGATCAATATCGACAGTGTGGACGATTTTGACTGGCGTATTTCCTCACTTTTACTGATGAACAGTTTTTTTCTGACGGGCCACACAGATACGCTGGTCTTAAAGAAATTTGGCGATAACGCCCTGCTCATCGAAAACAATCAGTCACCGTTTACGTTGTGCGTCTTCAATAAGAACCTGTGA
- a CDS encoding FxsA family protein: MRWIPLLLLFLLAYIEITLFIKVAAVVGVATTLLLVVFTSCVGVSLVKNQGMKTFMQLQQKLAVGESPAAEMVKSVSLVIAGFLLLVPGFFTDFLGLLLLLPPVQKRLTLKLMPHLNIVRSGGNWGHSAPTGNTFDGEFQRTDETQERLVSPKKDDDTEHRDR; this comes from the coding sequence GTGCGCTGGATACCGTTACTACTGTTATTCCTGCTGGCTTACATCGAAATTACCTTATTTATCAAGGTGGCTGCGGTCGTTGGCGTCGCCACGACGTTATTGTTGGTGGTATTCACCTCCTGCGTGGGTGTTTCTCTGGTCAAAAATCAGGGGATGAAAACCTTCATGCAGCTTCAGCAGAAGCTCGCTGTCGGTGAAAGCCCGGCGGCTGAGATGGTGAAGAGTGTTTCACTGGTGATTGCCGGTTTCCTGTTGCTGGTGCCAGGCTTCTTTACTGATTTCCTCGGGTTGCTGCTCTTGCTGCCGCCGGTTCAGAAGAGACTGACGCTTAAGCTGATGCCGCATCTGAATATTGTCCGGTCTGGCGGTAACTGGGGTCACAGTGCGCCCACCGGGAATACCTTCGATGGTGAGTTCCAGCGCACAGATGAAACGCAGGAACGCCTGGTTTCACCGAAAAAAGATG
- the aspA gene encoding aspartate ammonia-lyase — translation MSNTIRIEEDLLGTREVPAEAYYGIHTLRAIENFYISNTKISDVPEFVRGMVMVKKAAALANKELRTIPRHIADIIIQACDEVLDNGKCMDQFPIDVYQGGAGTSVNMNTNEVLANIGLELMGHQKGDYQFLNPNDHLNKCQSTNDAYPTGFRIAVYASLLKLVDAISQLGDGFERKAVEFENIIKMGRTQLQDAVPMTLGQEFHAFNVLLKEETRNLIRTGELLLEVNLGATAIGTRLNTPEGYQQLAVQKLAEVSNLACVPAEDLIEATSDCGAYVMVHSSLKRLAVKLSKICNDLRLLSSGPRAGLNEINLPELQAGSSIMPAKVNPVIPEVVNQVCFKVIGNDVCVTMAAEAGQLQLNVMEPVIGQAMFESVHILTNACYNLLEKCINGITANKEVCEFYVFNSIGIVTYLNPFIGHHNGDIVGKICAETGKSVREVVLERGLLTEAELDDIFSIENLKHPAYKAKRYTDENEQ, via the coding sequence ATGTCAAACACCATTCGTATCGAGGAAGACCTGCTGGGCACGCGCGAAGTTCCGGCAGAAGCTTATTACGGCATTCATACCCTGCGGGCGATTGAAAACTTCTATATCAGCAACACCAAGATCAGCGATGTGCCTGAGTTTGTTCGTGGCATGGTGATGGTGAAGAAAGCAGCGGCTCTGGCTAACAAAGAGCTGCGCACCATTCCACGCCATATTGCGGACATCATCATTCAGGCGTGCGACGAAGTGCTTGATAACGGTAAATGCATGGACCAGTTCCCTATCGACGTCTATCAGGGCGGCGCGGGAACCTCGGTAAATATGAACACGAATGAAGTGCTGGCAAACATCGGCCTGGAGCTGATGGGCCACCAGAAAGGCGATTACCAGTTTCTGAATCCCAACGATCACCTTAATAAATGCCAGTCCACCAATGATGCCTACCCGACCGGTTTCCGTATTGCGGTCTACGCGTCCTTGCTGAAACTGGTGGATGCAATTTCCCAGCTGGGCGATGGTTTCGAGCGCAAAGCAGTCGAATTCGAAAACATCATCAAAATGGGCCGCACGCAGTTGCAGGACGCGGTGCCGATGACCCTGGGCCAGGAATTCCACGCATTTAACGTGCTGCTTAAAGAAGAAACCCGCAACCTGATCCGCACCGGCGAATTACTGCTGGAAGTGAACCTCGGGGCTACGGCAATCGGTACACGTCTGAACACGCCGGAAGGCTATCAGCAACTGGCCGTGCAGAAACTGGCGGAAGTCAGCAATCTGGCCTGCGTTCCTGCGGAAGACCTGATTGAAGCAACATCAGACTGCGGCGCTTACGTGATGGTTCACAGCTCCCTGAAACGTCTGGCGGTTAAGCTTTCCAAAATTTGTAACGACCTGCGCCTGCTCTCTTCCGGCCCGCGCGCAGGGCTCAATGAGATCAACCTGCCAGAATTGCAGGCGGGTTCTTCCATCATGCCTGCCAAAGTTAACCCGGTGATCCCGGAAGTGGTGAATCAGGTTTGCTTCAAAGTTATCGGCAATGACGTATGCGTCACGATGGCCGCCGAAGCGGGTCAGTTGCAGCTGAACGTTATGGAACCGGTGATCGGCCAGGCCATGTTTGAATCCGTGCATATCCTGACTAACGCCTGCTATAACCTGCTGGAAAAATGCATCAACGGCATTACGGCAAACAAAGAAGTGTGCGAGTTCTACGTCTTCAACTCCATTGGTATCGTGACGTATCTGAACCCGTTTATCGGCCACCACAATGGCGATATCGTCGGAAAGATTTGTGCGGAAACCGGCAAGAGCGTCCGTGAAGTCGTGCTGGAGCGCGGTTTGCTGACGGAAGCAGAGCTGGACGACATTTTCTCTATCGAAAATCTGAAGCACCCGGCTTACAAAGCGAAACGCTATACCGATGAAAATGAACAGTAA
- a CDS encoding fimbrial protein has product MILIILLLCFSRSALALDCVEKGTGIVDKPAIPVGQLAIPSNVPMGTKIWESNDINVTAYCDNVLGSIIDVVHFYFNPKSQSIGEGLLLGVSYNGQDLEQNEQRLSTNSSPIKKGQNVTVNVTFRLYIKVSGNAPSSGNYQGADQFTVFQLDGSRGINKTPGAKNLKYNLSGLQGIRFLACGSDLKVYPESQIVDFGPIQSTILSRSSGISLPFAIKAVKQGCLDNFSLQAEFSTASPLLDNTAIDLSNGAKLMLYNDKEQAITFNRYDDFAELNNVNEVTKNFTAKVSAIPGRALSLGQFDASVIVKINYY; this is encoded by the coding sequence ATGATATTGATTATTTTATTGCTCTGTTTTTCCCGCAGCGCACTGGCGCTCGATTGTGTGGAAAAAGGAACGGGGATTGTGGACAAGCCTGCGATCCCGGTCGGGCAACTGGCGATCCCGTCGAATGTACCGATGGGCACCAAAATCTGGGAATCCAATGACATTAACGTCACCGCGTATTGCGATAACGTTCTGGGTTCAATCATTGATGTGGTGCATTTTTACTTCAACCCGAAATCGCAGTCAATCGGCGAAGGGTTACTGCTGGGCGTGAGCTATAACGGGCAGGATCTGGAGCAGAATGAGCAGCGGCTGAGTACCAACAGTTCACCCATCAAAAAAGGCCAAAATGTCACGGTCAACGTCACTTTCCGCCTGTATATCAAAGTCAGCGGGAACGCACCTTCCAGCGGGAATTATCAGGGGGCCGATCAGTTCACCGTATTCCAGCTCGATGGCAGCCGGGGCATTAACAAAACACCGGGTGCCAAAAATCTCAAATACAATCTGTCGGGATTACAGGGGATTCGCTTCCTGGCCTGTGGCTCAGATTTGAAAGTTTATCCGGAATCTCAGATTGTGGATTTCGGCCCGATTCAGAGCACCATTCTGTCACGTTCTTCCGGCATTTCCCTGCCGTTCGCCATTAAGGCCGTTAAGCAGGGATGTCTGGATAATTTCTCCCTGCAGGCCGAGTTTTCTACCGCCAGTCCGTTGCTGGATAACACGGCAATTGACCTGTCGAATGGTGCCAAATTAATGCTCTATAACGATAAAGAACAGGCGATTACGTTCAATCGTTACGATGACTTTGCTGAACTCAATAACGTGAATGAAGTAACGAAAAACTTCACGGCGAAAGTGAGTGCGATCCCGGGGAGAGCACTTTCTCTCGGGCAATTTGATGCGTCAGTGATCGTCAAAATTAACTACTACTGA
- a CDS encoding anaerobic C4-dicarboxylate transporter has product MLIIELIIVLAAIFLGARLGGIGIGFAGGLGVLVLALIGVKPGSIPFDVISIIMAVIAAISTMQVAGGMDYLVQQTEKLLRRNPKHITLLAPIVTYFLTIMAGTGNISLSALPVISEVAKEQGIKPCRPLSTAVVAAQIAITASPISAAVVYMASTMESHGVSYLHLLMVMIPSTLAAVIVMSLIISWCFDSKLSNDPVYLKRYEEGLIELRGDKKVEIKRGAKLSVLLFLLGVFSVVGYAVINSPSLGWVAQPVMTTNSAILIIMLSVATLITLLCRIDTDSILTSSTFKSGMSACICILGVAWLGDTFVQANLGWIKETAGTIIQAHPWLLAVIFFFSSALLYSQAATTKALLPMALALSVSPLTAVGSFAAVSGLFILPTYPTLVAAVQMDDTGTTRIGRFVFNHPFFIPGTIGVFLSVLFGFAIGSIIL; this is encoded by the coding sequence ATGTTAATCATCGAACTTATTATTGTACTCGCCGCGATTTTTCTCGGTGCCCGCTTAGGCGGCATCGGCATTGGTTTCGCTGGCGGATTGGGCGTTCTGGTACTCGCTTTAATCGGCGTGAAACCGGGCTCAATTCCTTTTGACGTGATCTCCATCATCATGGCCGTGATTGCCGCCATCTCGACCATGCAGGTCGCGGGCGGGATGGATTATCTGGTGCAGCAAACCGAAAAACTGCTGCGCCGCAACCCGAAACACATCACCCTTCTCGCCCCGATCGTCACCTATTTCCTCACGATCATGGCCGGTACCGGCAACATTTCACTCTCCGCGCTACCGGTGATTTCTGAAGTGGCAAAAGAGCAAGGGATTAAACCCTGCCGTCCGCTGTCGACAGCCGTTGTGGCCGCGCAGATTGCCATTACCGCCTCGCCGATTTCCGCCGCAGTGGTGTATATGGCGTCGACGATGGAAAGCCACGGCGTCAGTTATTTGCATCTGCTGATGGTGATGATTCCTTCGACGCTGGCCGCCGTGATTGTGATGTCGCTGATCATCAGCTGGTGCTTTGACTCGAAACTCTCCAACGATCCGGTTTATCTCAAGCGTTATGAAGAAGGCCTGATTGAGCTGCGCGGCGATAAGAAAGTGGAAATTAAACGCGGCGCTAAGCTTTCCGTTTTACTGTTCCTGCTGGGCGTTTTTTCTGTGGTGGGTTACGCCGTGATTAACAGCCCGAGCCTTGGCTGGGTCGCTCAACCGGTGATGACCACCAACAGCGCGATCCTGATTATCATGCTCAGCGTGGCGACATTAATCACCCTGTTATGCCGCATTGATACCGATTCGATTCTGACCTCCAGCACGTTCAAATCCGGCATGAGCGCCTGTATTTGTATCCTCGGCGTTGCCTGGCTCGGCGACACGTTTGTACAGGCGAATCTGGGCTGGATTAAGGAAACGGCGGGCACCATTATTCAGGCACATCCGTGGCTGCTGGCAGTGATTTTCTTCTTCAGTTCAGCCCTGCTGTATTCGCAGGCCGCGACGACCAAAGCCCTGTTGCCTATGGCGCTGGCGCTGAGCGTTTCCCCGCTGACAGCGGTGGGTTCTTTCGCAGCAGTCTCCGGGCTGTTCATTTTGCCGACGTATCCGACACTGGTTGCCGCCGTGCAAATGGATGACACCGGCACCACCCGAATTGGCCGTTTTGTCTTTAACCACCCGTTCTTTATACCGGGCACGATCGGCGTATTTTTATCGGTTCTTTTTGGCTTCGCCATCGGCAGTATTATTCTCTGA
- a CDS encoding protein-disulfide reductase DsbD, whose amino-acid sequence MDHRILRIFFLLCSLFMLPLQAHASLFDKPAAPQFVPVDQAFSFDFQQQGHDLKLNWQIRDGYYLYRSKIEIEPKNAQLAAFILPKGREHHDEFFGDSEVFENTLRLTVPIRQASADSTVRVTYQGCAAAGFCYPPEIREVPLSAVAEPVIDSKVITESLPQPVEATPAKESTPLPFSPLWALLIGIGIAFTPCVLPMYPLISGIILGRQRPHSIKRIFLLSLVYVQGMALTYTLLGMVVAAAGLQFQAALQSTWVLIVLSFMFIALALSMFGAFSLQLPSSVQTRLALWSNEQKGGSLPGVFIMGALAGLICSPCTTAPLSAILLYIAQSGNLLAGAGTLYLYALGMGIPLIIVTMFGNKLLPRSGPWMHYVKEGFGFVILALPVFLLERVIGDTWGLRLWSLLGIAFFGWVLLLSLKSQRGIVRVLQLIFLAAALIVSRPLQDWAFAPASSGAASQHALNFQQIHNVDELNAALQGAQGKRVMLDLYADWCVACKEFEKYTFSAPEVQNELADTLLLQADVTQNSPEQKALLKRLEVLGLPTILFFGPDGHELPQSRVTGFMDATEFSAHLQKTRP is encoded by the coding sequence ATGGATCACCGCATTCTTCGAATTTTCTTCCTGCTGTGCAGCCTGTTTATGTTGCCTTTGCAGGCTCACGCCTCGTTGTTTGATAAACCGGCCGCCCCGCAATTTGTCCCTGTCGATCAGGCTTTCAGCTTTGATTTTCAGCAACAAGGTCATGACCTCAAACTGAACTGGCAGATCCGCGACGGTTACTATTTATATCGCAGCAAAATTGAGATTGAACCGAAGAATGCCCAGCTGGCGGCGTTTATTCTGCCGAAGGGACGTGAGCATCACGATGAGTTTTTCGGCGACAGTGAAGTGTTCGAAAACACGCTACGCCTCACGGTGCCGATACGGCAGGCCAGCGCCGATTCGACGGTCCGTGTGACCTATCAGGGATGTGCCGCTGCAGGTTTTTGCTACCCGCCGGAAATCCGCGAAGTGCCGCTCAGTGCGGTTGCAGAGCCCGTCATAGACAGCAAAGTCATCACTGAATCCCTCCCTCAGCCGGTCGAAGCCACGCCTGCGAAAGAATCAACGCCGCTGCCGTTCTCGCCGCTTTGGGCGTTACTGATTGGTATCGGCATCGCGTTCACGCCGTGCGTGCTGCCGATGTATCCGCTGATTTCAGGCATTATTCTCGGGCGCCAGCGTCCGCACAGCATCAAACGAATTTTCCTGCTGTCGCTGGTTTACGTTCAGGGAATGGCGCTGACATATACGCTGCTCGGCATGGTGGTTGCGGCCGCAGGGTTGCAGTTCCAGGCCGCGCTGCAAAGCACGTGGGTGCTGATCGTTTTATCCTTCATGTTTATCGCGCTGGCGTTATCGATGTTTGGGGCTTTCAGTCTGCAACTTCCGTCCTCCGTTCAGACCCGGCTTGCGTTGTGGAGCAATGAACAAAAAGGCGGTTCGCTGCCGGGCGTCTTTATTATGGGTGCGCTGGCTGGCCTGATTTGTTCCCCCTGCACCACCGCGCCGCTAAGCGCCATCCTGCTGTACATCGCCCAAAGCGGAAACCTGCTGGCCGGTGCCGGCACGCTGTATCTGTACGCACTGGGCATGGGGATCCCGCTGATTATCGTCACGATGTTCGGGAATAAACTGCTGCCACGCAGCGGTCCGTGGATGCATTACGTCAAAGAAGGCTTCGGTTTTGTCATTCTGGCGCTGCCGGTGTTTTTACTTGAGCGTGTGATTGGCGATACCTGGGGATTACGCCTGTGGAGCCTGCTCGGCATCGCGTTCTTCGGCTGGGTGCTACTGCTGAGCCTCAAAAGCCAGCGTGGCATCGTGCGCGTTCTGCAACTGATTTTCCTGGCCGCTGCGCTTATCGTCAGCCGTCCGTTGCAGGACTGGGCCTTTGCGCCCGCCAGCAGCGGAGCCGCATCGCAGCACGCGCTGAACTTCCAACAGATCCATAACGTTGACGAACTGAACGCCGCTTTGCAGGGAGCACAGGGTAAACGCGTTATGCTGGATTTGTATGCCGACTGGTGTGTGGCGTGTAAAGAGTTCGAAAAATATACGTTTTCAGCGCCAGAGGTGCAGAATGAGCTGGCGGACACTTTGTTACTTCAGGCCGATGTCACGCAAAACTCGCCGGAGCAGAAGGCGTTGTTAAAGCGTCTTGAAGTGCTGGGCTTGCCCACGATTTTATTCTTCGGCCCCGACGGCCATGAATTGCCGCAGTCGCGGGTGACCGGTTTTATGGATGCCACAGAGTTCAGTGCGCATTTGCAGAAAACCCGCCCTTAA